Proteins encoded within one genomic window of Brockia lithotrophica:
- a CDS encoding DNA recombination protein RmuC, producing the protein MPDGVWGVHVPVGVVFVLVVVAFGLGWWAARRFSRGGGASEDRVFGTLDRLARSLESEQRTFVQQMGLLSERLMDLVAGSEGRLERLEARVAEELHRIRDENERTLESLRRTVDEKLETTLEARLGASFRLVSERLEEVHRGLGEMRALAEGVGDLRRILANVKRRGVLGEVQLENILSDILLPEQYARDVRVNPNSEERVDFAVRLPGRTAGEGMWLPIDAKFPLADVEAYLAAEEAGDPEAVRRARRRFVERLRLEAQKVREKYVVPPHTTDFALLFLPFESLYAEALREPGLFETLQREWRVVLVGPTTLAAILHSLSLGLRTVAIERRAGEVWELLRRVQADFSRLADLLSRTRRKLDEALRAVDAAELERERLSRRLRGVFDLPEEESDRASGERPPADADAGRGADTSFLASEAEERYT; encoded by the coding sequence GTGCCGGACGGGGTGTGGGGGGTGCACGTTCCCGTAGGAGTCGTCTTCGTCCTTGTCGTGGTTGCGTTCGGTTTGGGCTGGTGGGCGGCGCGGCGTTTTTCCCGCGGAGGTGGGGCTTCCGAAGACCGCGTGTTTGGCACTCTCGACCGGCTCGCGCGTTCCCTCGAGTCGGAGCAGCGGACGTTCGTCCAGCAGATGGGCCTCTTGAGCGAACGGCTCATGGACCTCGTCGCGGGGAGCGAGGGCCGGCTCGAACGCCTCGAGGCGCGCGTCGCCGAAGAACTTCACCGAATTCGCGACGAAAACGAACGCACCCTGGAATCGCTCCGCCGCACGGTCGACGAGAAGCTCGAGACGACGCTCGAAGCGCGCCTCGGCGCCTCATTTCGCCTCGTGAGCGAACGGTTAGAAGAAGTCCACCGCGGTCTGGGGGAGATGCGCGCCCTTGCGGAGGGCGTGGGGGACCTTCGGCGGATACTCGCCAACGTGAAGCGCCGGGGCGTACTCGGGGAGGTCCAATTGGAGAACATCCTCTCCGACATCCTCCTTCCCGAGCAGTACGCCCGCGACGTGCGTGTAAATCCGAACTCGGAAGAGCGCGTGGACTTCGCCGTCCGCCTGCCCGGTCGGACGGCAGGGGAAGGGATGTGGCTGCCGATCGACGCGAAGTTCCCCCTTGCCGACGTGGAGGCGTACCTCGCGGCGGAGGAGGCGGGGGACCCCGAGGCCGTGCGCCGGGCGCGACGTCGTTTCGTCGAACGCCTCCGCCTGGAGGCCCAAAAGGTTCGGGAAAAGTACGTCGTTCCTCCGCACACTACGGATTTCGCCCTCCTCTTTTTGCCCTTTGAAAGCCTGTACGCGGAGGCGTTGCGTGAGCCGGGGCTATTTGAGACGCTTCAGCGGGAGTGGCGGGTCGTGCTTGTGGGGCCGACGACGCTCGCGGCGATCCTCCACAGCCTCTCCCTCGGCCTTCGCACAGTGGCCATTGAGCGGCGCGCGGGCGAGGTTTGGGAGCTCCTCCGGCGCGTTCAGGCGGATTTTTCCCGCCTCGCCGACCTCCTCTCGCGTACACGCCGCAAGCTCGACGAGGCATTGCGCGCGGTAGACGCCGCCGAACTCGAGCGCGAGCGCCTCTCCCGCCGTCTGCGCGGCGTCTTCGACTTGCCGGAGGAGGAGTCGGACCGCGCCTCCGGGGAACGCCCGCCGGCCGACGCCGATGCGGGACGCGGAGCCGACACTTCCTT
- a CDS encoding cation diffusion facilitator family transporter, with amino-acid sequence MEDDRTRARIEARLGILSALGNAFLALLKLGLGWAGQSRALFADGIHNVADLLVGGVGALSARVAEKPPDEDHPYGHGKAEVLAAAGVAAFLGVLALLLAVQGIASFGNPEPPIPSWETLAAALFSLGLKGVLYRATIREAERLSSYALQAVALDHRSDIWGSLAAALGILGSYLACATPFAWFRHADAVGSVVVAALILRMAYDLLRETGDILMERTLPPETLERYARIVRSFPEVRNIDRLRARTHGHYVLVDLRIAVDENLTVAQGHALGRAVKEALIADDPRIREVLVHLNPYPYPATEGGRPAAAEPSRNEGEGMPGDRPP; translated from the coding sequence ATGGAAGACGATCGGACGCGAGCCCGAATTGAAGCGCGCCTCGGGATTCTGAGCGCCCTGGGAAACGCCTTCCTCGCGCTGCTCAAGCTCGGCCTCGGGTGGGCGGGGCAGAGCCGCGCGCTCTTTGCCGACGGAATACACAACGTGGCAGACCTCCTCGTCGGCGGCGTGGGGGCGCTGAGCGCGCGCGTTGCGGAAAAACCGCCGGACGAGGACCATCCGTACGGACACGGAAAGGCCGAAGTGCTCGCTGCCGCGGGCGTCGCCGCCTTTCTCGGCGTTCTTGCGCTCCTCCTCGCGGTACAGGGAATCGCGTCCTTCGGAAACCCCGAACCCCCGATCCCCTCGTGGGAAACCCTCGCGGCCGCGCTCTTCTCCCTCGGCCTCAAGGGCGTCCTCTACCGCGCGACGATTCGCGAGGCCGAGCGCCTTTCGAGTTACGCCCTGCAGGCGGTAGCCCTGGACCATCGGTCGGACATCTGGGGCTCCCTGGCGGCCGCCCTGGGCATCCTCGGCTCGTACCTCGCGTGCGCCACCCCCTTTGCCTGGTTTCGCCACGCCGACGCGGTAGGGAGCGTCGTCGTGGCCGCGCTCATCCTCCGCATGGCCTACGATCTCCTCCGGGAAACCGGCGACATCCTCATGGAGCGAACGCTTCCCCCGGAAACCCTCGAGAGGTACGCCCGGATCGTCCGGAGCTTCCCCGAAGTACGGAACATCGACCGCCTGCGGGCGCGTACGCACGGCCACTACGTCCTTGTCGACCTGCGCATCGCCGTGGACGAAAACCTCACGGTCGCCCAAGGGCACGCACTGGGGCGGGCGGTAAAGGAAGCCCTCATCGCCGACGACCCCCGCATTCGCGAAGTCCTCGTCCACCTGAACCCGTATCCCTACCCGGCAACCGAAGGGGGGCGACCTGCGGCGGCCGAACCCTCCCGAAACGAGGGCGAAGGCATGCCGGGCGACCGGCCTCCGTAG
- the pheS gene encoding phenylalanine--tRNA ligase subunit alpha: MDLARFDPSEFERIASEARARIASAADEAALEGLRVEYLGKRGVLSLARERLRQLPPEERPAAGRALNAAWEEVERAYEERRAALRAEETRRRLEAERLDLSLPGEPYPLGASHPILRVIEEVEEIFLHLGYSVVEGPEVEWDLYNFERLNIPPDHPARDMQDSFYLAEDVLLRTHTSPVQVRTLLARGGGLPVRIVAPGTVYRRDEDDATHSHMFTQVEGLVVDEGVSLADLKGTLLAFARAFFGEGTRIRLRPSFFPFTEPSVEVDVSCHKCGGAGCNVCKFTGWIEVLGAGMVHPEVLRGAGYDPERVSGFAFGLGVERLAMIKYGVEDVRSFYTGDVRFLRPFRVHA, from the coding sequence ATGGACCTTGCGAGGTTCGACCCTTCGGAATTTGAGCGGATCGCTTCGGAAGCGCGTGCGCGCATCGCCTCGGCCGCTGACGAGGCTGCCCTCGAGGGGTTGCGCGTCGAATACCTCGGAAAGCGGGGCGTCCTTTCGCTCGCCCGCGAGCGTCTGCGGCAACTTCCGCCGGAAGAGCGTCCCGCCGCAGGTCGGGCGCTCAACGCCGCATGGGAAGAAGTAGAGCGTGCGTACGAGGAGCGCCGGGCCGCGCTTCGGGCGGAAGAGACGCGGCGACGCCTGGAAGCGGAACGACTCGACCTTTCCCTCCCGGGGGAGCCGTACCCCCTCGGGGCGTCACACCCGATTTTGCGCGTGATCGAGGAGGTCGAGGAGATCTTTCTCCACCTCGGCTACTCCGTCGTCGAGGGACCGGAGGTGGAGTGGGACCTCTACAACTTCGAACGCCTGAACATCCCCCCCGACCATCCGGCGCGGGACATGCAGGACAGCTTCTACCTGGCGGAGGACGTCCTCCTTCGCACGCACACCTCGCCCGTGCAAGTTCGCACGCTTCTCGCCCGCGGAGGCGGACTGCCGGTACGCATCGTCGCTCCGGGTACCGTGTACCGTCGCGACGAAGACGACGCCACCCACTCCCACATGTTCACGCAGGTGGAGGGTCTCGTCGTAGACGAAGGGGTGAGTCTGGCCGACCTCAAGGGCACGCTTCTCGCCTTTGCCCGCGCCTTCTTTGGCGAAGGGACGCGGATCCGCCTGCGGCCGAGCTTCTTCCCGTTTACGGAGCCGAGCGTCGAAGTGGACGTCTCCTGCCACAAGTGCGGCGGCGCTGGATGCAACGTCTGCAAGTTCACGGGGTGGATCGAGGTCTTGGGCGCGGGGATGGTGCATCCGGAGGTCCTCCGTGGGGCGGGGTACGATCCGGAACGCGTGTCCGGCTTTGCCTTTGGCCTCGGTGTCGAACGCCTGGCGATGATCAAGTACGGCGTGGAGGACGTCCGTTCTTTCTACACGGGAGACGTGCGCTTCCTGCGTCCGTTCCGCGTACATGCGTGA
- a CDS encoding cell division protein ZapA — protein MKRTTTARVKIFGETYHLKGDATEQHLHRLAEMVDQRMREIAARSPHLDVPRVAVLAALSFADEVLRLRRELDEVYELLEEETEGKSTESPPPEGGGT, from the coding sequence GTGAAGCGGACCACGACGGCCCGGGTAAAGATCTTCGGCGAGACGTACCACCTCAAAGGGGATGCGACGGAGCAGCACCTCCACCGCCTGGCGGAAATGGTCGATCAGCGGATGCGGGAGATTGCCGCGCGAAGTCCCCACCTCGACGTTCCGCGGGTTGCGGTGCTGGCCGCCCTTTCCTTTGCCGACGAAGTGCTCCGTCTGCGGCGCGAGCTCGACGAGGTGTACGAGCTTCTCGAGGAGGAAACCGAGGGAAAATCTACGGAAAGCCCCCCTCCCGAAGGAGGGGGGACGTAG
- the pheT gene encoding phenylalanine--tRNA ligase subunit beta, with protein MRVSLSWLSDYVDVWDIDPDELARRLTMAGLEVDAVEARNRGVEGVITARVVDVSPHPNADRLVVARVEAGGNTYTVVSGAPNVRVGDVVLFAPPGAKLPGLTLEAREFRGVLSQGMLVSYRELGLDDDLLPRELREGIYVFPPGTGVGMDGVQALALDDTVLVLDLTPNRADALSMLGVAYEVAALADREVYEPKVPFFSEEPHADVRVRVEAPADAPVYFGRLIEGVRIGPSPQWLVNRLLAAGIRPLNNVVDVTNYVMLEFGQPLHAFDADAITSGEVCVRPAREGERIVTLDGRERVLREGMLLITDGGRPVGIAGVMGGANSEITEGTTRVFLESAYFRPAQIRRTAQALGLRSEASRRFERGVDPGRVRAALDRAAGLIVQIAGGRVVGGIAGGVFSEADLPKPARIELSEKKLYTLLGTRLPREQVEGIFRRLGFPAVSTSEGWTVEVPTRRLDVRIPEDLVEEVARLVGYEEIPAASPGGVVDGRGRDFAQELRRRLRHALVRWGFFELYAYRLLSEAELGRFPALLPAGQGDEWVTVGPADALRVLHPMSDAHVYLRPSLLPSLLAAARYNASRGERDLRLFEVGPVFFPRGEGGDPFDHVPRPHHTPAREVLHLGVLLAGEKDPLHWRGLRRSVDVYDAKGVFEGLLALFGIRAAWDVVPRVLPGLHPGRTAELRVGGEPVGLVAEVHPEVAEEYGLYRPAVLEVDLERLFSFAAPEVQAEEVPRFPGVRRDLSFFVSEEVSAAALLRAARSAAGKELEDVVLFDVYRGEGVPQGKRSLALAFFFRRSDRTLTDEEVDVRMEAIRRALEAEFPVEWRTA; from the coding sequence ATGCGCGTTTCGCTTTCCTGGCTTTCGGACTACGTGGACGTCTGGGACATCGATCCGGACGAGCTCGCCCGACGCTTGACCATGGCGGGACTCGAGGTAGATGCCGTAGAGGCGCGCAACCGCGGGGTCGAAGGGGTGATCACCGCCCGGGTGGTGGACGTTTCCCCGCATCCCAACGCCGACCGCCTCGTCGTCGCCCGCGTCGAGGCGGGAGGGAACACATACACGGTCGTAAGCGGGGCGCCAAACGTCCGTGTGGGGGACGTCGTCCTCTTTGCTCCGCCCGGGGCCAAGCTGCCTGGCCTTACGCTCGAAGCTCGGGAGTTTCGCGGCGTCCTCTCCCAAGGGATGCTCGTCTCCTACCGCGAGCTCGGCCTCGACGACGACCTTCTCCCTCGGGAGCTCCGGGAAGGAATCTACGTATTTCCCCCCGGTACGGGCGTCGGGATGGACGGCGTTCAAGCCCTGGCCCTCGACGACACCGTGCTCGTCCTCGACCTCACACCCAACCGTGCCGACGCCCTGAGCATGCTCGGCGTGGCGTACGAGGTTGCGGCGCTTGCGGACCGCGAGGTCTACGAGCCCAAGGTTCCCTTCTTTTCCGAGGAACCGCATGCAGACGTCCGCGTGCGCGTCGAGGCTCCCGCCGACGCGCCCGTGTACTTCGGGCGTCTCATCGAAGGGGTGCGCATCGGACCGTCGCCCCAATGGCTCGTAAACCGCCTCCTCGCGGCGGGGATCCGCCCGCTGAACAACGTCGTGGACGTGACGAACTACGTGATGCTGGAGTTCGGTCAGCCGCTCCACGCCTTCGACGCCGACGCGATCACAAGCGGCGAGGTTTGCGTCCGTCCGGCGCGGGAAGGGGAACGAATCGTCACCTTGGACGGGAGGGAACGCGTCCTCCGAGAGGGCATGCTCCTCATCACGGACGGTGGCCGCCCCGTGGGGATTGCCGGGGTGATGGGCGGGGCGAACTCGGAGATCACGGAGGGGACCACGCGCGTCTTTCTCGAGTCCGCCTACTTTCGCCCCGCACAAATTCGCCGCACGGCTCAGGCGCTCGGCCTTCGCTCCGAGGCCTCGCGGCGCTTCGAACGCGGAGTCGATCCCGGGCGCGTCCGCGCCGCCCTCGATCGCGCCGCAGGGCTCATCGTCCAGATCGCCGGCGGGCGCGTCGTCGGAGGCATCGCCGGCGGTGTATTTTCCGAGGCAGACCTGCCCAAACCGGCGCGTATCGAGCTTTCGGAAAAGAAGCTCTACACCCTGCTTGGAACGCGCCTTCCGCGCGAGCAGGTGGAGGGCATCTTCCGTCGCCTCGGCTTTCCCGCCGTCTCCACCTCAGAAGGTTGGACGGTGGAAGTCCCCACGCGCCGCCTCGACGTACGCATCCCCGAAGATCTCGTCGAGGAAGTCGCGCGCCTCGTCGGCTACGAGGAGATCCCTGCGGCGTCACCGGGCGGCGTCGTGGACGGACGGGGGAGGGACTTTGCGCAGGAACTCCGACGCCGCCTCCGGCACGCCCTCGTCCGCTGGGGATTTTTCGAGCTCTACGCCTACCGCCTCCTGTCCGAGGCAGAGCTCGGGCGTTTCCCCGCCCTTCTTCCTGCCGGACAGGGGGACGAATGGGTGACGGTCGGGCCTGCGGACGCGTTGCGGGTGCTCCACCCCATGAGCGACGCCCACGTGTATTTGCGCCCGAGCCTTCTTCCCTCGCTTCTCGCCGCCGCCCGGTACAACGCCAGTCGCGGAGAGCGCGACCTACGCCTCTTCGAGGTAGGGCCCGTCTTTTTCCCGCGTGGGGAGGGAGGGGACCCGTTTGATCACGTTCCGCGCCCCCACCACACCCCCGCACGCGAAGTTCTACACCTCGGGGTTCTCCTTGCAGGAGAAAAAGACCCCCTTCACTGGCGCGGCTTACGCCGAAGCGTCGACGTCTACGACGCGAAGGGGGTTTTCGAGGGGCTCCTCGCTCTCTTTGGGATTCGGGCCGCATGGGACGTAGTCCCTCGGGTTCTTCCAGGCCTACATCCGGGAAGGACGGCAGAACTTCGCGTGGGCGGAGAACCCGTGGGCCTCGTGGCGGAGGTTCACCCGGAAGTTGCCGAGGAGTACGGTCTCTATCGGCCGGCAGTTCTCGAGGTAGACCTCGAACGCCTCTTCTCGTTTGCCGCGCCCGAAGTTCAGGCGGAAGAAGTACCCCGTTTCCCCGGCGTACGCCGCGACCTGAGCTTTTTCGTCTCGGAAGAGGTTTCCGCGGCGGCCCTCCTTCGCGCCGCCCGTTCGGCCGCCGGGAAAGAACTCGAAGACGTCGTGCTCTTCGACGTCTACCGTGGGGAAGGGGTGCCGCAGGGGAAGCGTTCGCTCGCCCTCGCCTTCTTCTTCCGCAGATCGGATCGCACGCTCACGGACGAAGAGGTCGACGTGCGGATGGAGGCGATTCGCCGCGCCTTGGAAGCCGAGTTTCCCGTGGAGTGGCGAACGGCCTAA
- a CDS encoding YitT family protein, producing MSTPPKPRMGSGAVPRCGPCRHPFWRFLPLTLGAFFVAFGFSRFFLPHHIVDAGVNGLAMLLAYRLHLFLPALIFFFNAPFLYLGFREFGGRFVLGAGYALLALAFFLGALAPPFPLTGSPILASIFGGLFVGLGIGLILRGQASVDGMDLLALVLSERTDFSVGEIALALNAVVFALAAFLLSPESGMYSALAYYVAFRTVDVVLQGLDESRSVLIVTTAGGEIAEAVGRELGRTVTRFAVTCVGEREEPRTALYIVLTRLEIARLKSLVLDYDPDAIVVVESVHDVVGAHTLKRPVREEGE from the coding sequence TGCGGCCCTTGCCGCCACCCTTTTTGGCGTTTTCTTCCGCTCACCCTCGGTGCGTTCTTCGTCGCCTTCGGCTTTTCCCGGTTCTTTCTGCCGCACCACATCGTCGACGCGGGGGTCAACGGGTTGGCGATGCTCCTCGCCTACCGTCTGCACCTCTTTTTGCCCGCTTTGATCTTTTTCTTCAACGCTCCCTTTCTTTACCTCGGGTTCCGGGAGTTCGGAGGCCGTTTCGTGCTCGGGGCGGGGTACGCGCTTCTCGCGCTGGCATTTTTTCTCGGCGCCTTGGCGCCGCCGTTTCCGCTCACCGGAAGTCCGATCCTCGCCAGCATCTTCGGGGGCCTTTTCGTCGGGTTAGGCATCGGGCTCATCCTTCGCGGCCAGGCTTCCGTGGACGGAATGGACCTTTTGGCGCTCGTCCTTTCCGAGCGGACGGACTTTTCCGTGGGGGAAATCGCCCTCGCTTTAAACGCCGTCGTCTTTGCCTTGGCGGCCTTCCTCCTTTCGCCGGAAAGCGGCATGTATTCCGCCCTCGCGTACTACGTCGCCTTCCGCACGGTGGACGTCGTCCTTCAGGGTCTGGATGAATCGCGTTCCGTACTCATCGTGACGACCGCCGGCGGGGAAATCGCCGAGGCGGTCGGGCGCGAGCTCGGCCGTACGGTGACCCGTTTTGCGGTGACCTGCGTCGGAGAACGGGAAGAACCGCGTACCGCCCTGTACATCGTCCTCACGCGCCTCGAGATCGCGCGTCTTAAGTCCTTGGTCCTCGATTACGATCCCGATGCCATCGTGGTCGTAGAGAGCGTGCACGACGTCGTGGGCGCACACACGCTCAAGCGACCGGTGCGCGAGGAAGGAGAGTGA